In Dama dama isolate Ldn47 chromosome X, ASM3311817v1, whole genome shotgun sequence, one genomic interval encodes:
- the PIN4 gene encoding peptidyl-prolyl cis-trans isomerase NIMA-interacting 4 isoform X2 — protein MPPKGKSGSGKGGKGKAASGSESSEKKAQGPKGGGSAVKVRHILCEKHGKILEAMEKLKSGMKFNEVAAQYSEDKARQGGDLGWMTRGSMVGPFQEAAFALPISVLDKPVFTDPPVKTKFGYHIIMVEGRK, from the exons ATGCCACCGAAAGGAAAAAGCGGTTCTGGAAAAGGGGGAAAAG GAAAAGCAGCTTCTGGGAGTGAGAGTTCTGAGAAGAAGGCTCAGGGTCCCAAAGGTGGTGGCAGTGCAGTAAAG GTTAGACACAttctgtgtgaaaaacatggaaaaatcTTGGAAGCCATGGAAAAGTTAAAGTCTGGAATGAAATTCAATGAAGTGGCTGCACAATATAGTGAAGATAAAGCCAGGCAAGGG GGTGACTTGGGTTGGATGACCAGAGGGTCCATGGTGGGACCATTTCAAGAAGCAGCATTCGCCTTGCCTATAAGTGTGCTGGATAAGCCTGTGTTTACAGACCCTCCAGTAAAGACAAAATTTGGGTATCATATTATAATGGttgaagggagaaaataa
- the CCDC201 gene encoding coiled-coil domain-containing protein 201, whose product MEPGAKASGLSSPEDENLSFVTRRSSLRWALKHSTPAGAALSSHSGLQGDVPSHRERGPAGGSPRAARPSWDLLSSPGGVSLMASFRKRRLSTIEASEVSSEQLGSNSDPFDFEEDPPVPASVTQQQQRQGKSPPAKRSPPNLGLPGIPDTARKRPRDLKRLAAVTERVRQWELHLLQSIEEATQHELTIEDD is encoded by the coding sequence ATGGAGCCTGGGGCGAAGGCTTCTGGGTTGAGCTCCCCTGAGGATGAGAACCTTTCTTTCGTGACCAGACGGTCATCCCTGAGGTGGGCCCTGAAGCACAGCACCCCGGCGGGAGCTGCCCTCAGCTCGCACTCAGGGTTACAGGGTGATGTCCCCAGCCACCGGGAAAGGGGCCCTGCAGGCGGGTCCCCACGAGCTGCACGCCCCTCCTGGGACCTCCTGTCATCCCCAGGAGGGGTCAGCCTCATGGCCTCCTTCAGAAAGAGGCGGCTTTCCACCATCGAGGCCTCTGAAGTGTCCAGTGAGCAGCTCGGATCCAACTCAGACCCCTTTGATTTTGAGGAAGACCCGCCCGTGCCAGCCTCAGTcacccagcagcagcagcggcagggcAAGTCCCCACCAGCAAAGAGATCACCACCAAACCTGGGATTGCCCGGGATCCCAGACACCGCCAGGAAGAGGCCTCGGGACCTGAAGAGGCTGGCAGCTGTGACAGAGCGAGTGAGGCAGTGGGAACTCCACCTGCTTCAGAGCATCGAAGAGGCCACCCAGCACGAACTCACCATCGAGGACGACTGA
- the PIN4 gene encoding peptidyl-prolyl cis-trans isomerase NIMA-interacting 4 isoform X1, translated as MVVFKTAGQVLSRSLEESGKAASGSESSEKKAQGPKGGGSAVKVRHILCEKHGKILEAMEKLKSGMKFNEVAAQYSEDKARQGGDLGWMTRGSMVGPFQEAAFALPISVLDKPVFTDPPVKTKFGYHIIMVEGRK; from the exons ATGGTAGTTTTTAAAACAGCAGGACAAGTACTGAGTAGGAGTCTTGAGGAGAGTG GAAAAGCAGCTTCTGGGAGTGAGAGTTCTGAGAAGAAGGCTCAGGGTCCCAAAGGTGGTGGCAGTGCAGTAAAG GTTAGACACAttctgtgtgaaaaacatggaaaaatcTTGGAAGCCATGGAAAAGTTAAAGTCTGGAATGAAATTCAATGAAGTGGCTGCACAATATAGTGAAGATAAAGCCAGGCAAGGG GGTGACTTGGGTTGGATGACCAGAGGGTCCATGGTGGGACCATTTCAAGAAGCAGCATTCGCCTTGCCTATAAGTGTGCTGGATAAGCCTGTGTTTACAGACCCTCCAGTAAAGACAAAATTTGGGTATCATATTATAATGGttgaagggagaaaataa